From the genome of Triticum aestivum cultivar Chinese Spring chromosome 3B, IWGSC CS RefSeq v2.1, whole genome shotgun sequence, one region includes:
- the LOC123067346 gene encoding uncharacterized protein, whose product MARARLAKERPASVPGKTADRSRPLHFAAFLLLADAALVALIVAFVPYTKIDWDAYMSQVDAFREGERDYTKIEGDTGPLVYPAGFLYVYSAIKFLTAGQVFPAQILFGVLYLVNLSLVLLLYVKTEVLPWWALGLLCLSKRVHSIFVLRLFNDCVAMTLLHAAMVLIVYHKWYLGLIIFSGAVSVKMNVLLFAPSLFLLMLKAMSIKGVFLALLGAAGVQVLLGIPFLLSHPVEYISRAFNLGRVFIHFWSVNFKFVPEKYFVSKELAIGLLIFHLTTLMVFAHFKWFKHEGGLFHFVYSRFRDATSIQQLISCKPRQSILSKEHIVTVMFVGNFIGIVCARSLHYQFYSWYFYSLPFLLWRTQFPTVVRIILFVVVELCWNVYPSTSYSSLLLLFAHLFILFGLWSSPAEYPYANKKEKADRESKESGKAMVSMAFFFEVSMAVFFFELILWQIGRQRLACLLHGLCRTRPLINSAAHKATTEPTAHSPQAHSFRSDFRTATPATKTSLVSFPNLLLPSAADRRTGGEARKPEGQHRGRQEAARREAAEPATRLRIRAFRAMGGGGGTEEELTAQETALYDRQIRVWGVDAQKRLSKAHVLVCGVNGTTIEFCKNIVLAGVGSLSLMDDHIVTEDDLSANFLIPHDICMHGVSSRAEACCESLKDFNPMVRVAVAIGDPSLIDEGFVDRFDIIVVSCASLKTKLFINDNCRKRSKHIAFYSVECKDSCGEIFVDLQNHSYLQKKPGGEPEQQELSYASLQEAISVPWKNLPKKTTKLYYAMRVLESYELSEGREPGETTLSDLPAVLAQRKDMCDRMSLSESQIPTALLERLLAAGKKEHPPVCAILGGILGQEVIKSISCKGDPIKNFFYYDAADGKGIMEDIPPTPVEQFA is encoded by the exons ATGGCGCGGGCGCGGCTGGCGAAGGAGCGGCCCGCAAGCGTGCCTGGTAAGACAGCAGACCGGAGCCGGCCGCTCCACTTCGCCGCCTTCCTGCTGCTCGCCGACGCCGCGCTCGTCGCCCTCATCGTCGCCTTCGTCCCGT ATACCAAGATCGACTGGGACGCCTACATGTCTCAG GTCGATGCTtttcgggagggggagagggactACACCAAGATCGAGGGCGACACCGGGCCGCTGGTCTACCCGGCCGGCTTCCTCTACGTCTACTCCGCCATCAAGTTCCTCACCGCCGGCCAAGTGTTCCCTGCTCAG ATTCTGTTCGGCGTCTTGTATCTTGTCAACCTGAGCCTTGTTTTGCTGCTTTACGTCAAGACTGAAGTG CTTCCTTGGTGGGCTTTAGGTTTGCTTTGCTTATCAAAGCGAGTTCACTCCATCTTTGTGCTCCGTCTTTTCAACGATTGCGTTGCTATGACGTTGCTCCATGCTGCTATGGTCTTGATTGTCTATCACAAGTGGTACCTCGGCCTAATTATTTTCAG TGGAGCTGTCTCAGTTAAGATGAACGTGCTCCTTTTTGCTCCATCTTTGTTTCTACTAATGTTGAAG GCCATGAGTATCAAAGGAGTTTTTCTTGCTTTGTTGGGAGCTGCAGGAGTACAG GTTTTGTTGGGCATCCCATTCTTGTTGTCACATCCTGTTGAGTACATCTCAAGAGCTTTCAATCTTGGGCGTGTCTTCATCCATTTCTG GTCTGTCAACTTTAAGTTTGTTCCTGAGAAGTATTTTGTATCAAAAGAGCTAGCTATTGGGCTATTGATTTTTCACCTCACTACTCTTATGGTGTTTGCACACTTCAAGTGGTTTAA GCATGAAGGTGGTTTGTTCCATTTTGTGTATTCCAGATTTAGAGATGCTACATCAATTCAACAGCTCATTTCGTGCAAGCCTAGACAGTCCATTCTCAGTAAAGAGC ATATTGTGACTGTGATGTTTGTTGGAAACTTCATTGGCATTGTGTGTGCCCGATCATTACATTACCAGTTTTATTCTTG GTACTTCTATTCATTGCCTTTTCTGTTGTGGAGAACACAGTTTCCAACAGTAGTAAG GATCATTTTGTTTGTTGTCGTGGAGCTCTGCTGGAACGTTTATCCTTCTACCTCCTATTCGTCACTACTTCTGTTGTTCGCGCACCTCTTCATCTTGTTCGGCCTATGGAGTTCGCCTGCTGAGTACCCCTATGCCAATAAAAAGGAAAAGGCGGACAGGGAGAGTAAAGAATCGGGCAAGGCAAT GGTTTCTATGGCTTTTTTTTTTGAGGTTTCTATGgcagtttttttttttgagttgaTTCTATGGCAGATTGGCAGGCAAAGActggcttgtcttcttcatggactctgtCGCACAAGGCCTTTGATAAATTCAGCGGCCCACAAGGCCACAACCGAGCCCACAGCCCACAGCCCACAGGCACACTCGTTTCGTTCCGACTTCCGAACAGCCACCCCCGCGACCAAAACCTCGCTCGTTTCGTTCCCCAATCTCCTCCTACCTAGCGCGGCGGACCGGCGGACCGGCGGCGAAGCGCGGAAGCCGGAAGGCCAGCACCGCGGCAGGCAAGAGGCGGCGCGGCGCGAAGCAGCGGAGCCGGCGACCAG GCTCAGGATCCGGGCGTTCCGtgcgatgggcggcggcggcggcacagaGGAAGAGCTGACGGCACAGGAGACAGCGCTCTATGACCGTCAGATCCGCGTCTGGGGCGTTGATGCACAGAAGAG GCTAAGTAAAGCACATGTGCTTGTGTGCGGCGTGAACGGTACTACTATTGAG TTCTGCAAGAATATTGTTCTAGCAGGAGTTGGCAGTTTATCCTTGATGGATGATCACATAGTCACTGAGGATGATCTCAGTGCAAACTTCCTAATTCCTCATGACATATGTATGCATGGTGTTAGCTCACGAGCTGAGGCTTGCTGCGAGTCCTTGAAAGATTTCAATCCAATGGTCCGAGTTGCTGTCGCAATAG GTGATCCATCACTAATTGATGAAGGATTCGTTGACAGGTTCGACATTATTGTAGTTAGCTGTGCATCTCTTAAAACAAAG TTGTTCATTAATGACAACTGCCGGAAGAGAAGCAAGCATATTGCCTTCTACTCTGTAGAGTGCAAGGATTCTTGTGGTGAAATATTTGTTGATTTGCAGAACCATAGTTATCTTCAG AAGAAGCCTGGAGGCGAACCTGAACAGCAGGAGTTGTCATATGCTAGCCTGCAG GAAGCTATTTCTGTGCCCTGGAAGAATCTGCCCAAGAAAACAACTAAATTGTACTACGCCATGAGAG TCTTGGAAAGTTATGAATTATCTGAAGGGCGCGAGCCTGGCGAGACAACACTTTCTGATCTACCTGCAGTTTTGGCTCAGAGGAAGGATATGTGTGATAGAATG TCTTTAAGTGAGTCTCAAATTCCTACGGCTCTCCTGGAACGGCTTTTAGCAGCTGGAAAGAAGGAACATCCTCCTGTATGTGCAATCCTTGGTGGCATTCTTGGTCAG